CGCTGTTTCCGGACGCTGTCCGTCCTCATTGCCTCCTAGCATCACCAGATGGATATCAGCCCGAAACTCGACCTCGTGATCCTCGACTGCCCCAATGCGCTGCAACTCGCCCAGTTCTACTCCGCATTGCTGAGTTGGCCCCTCGAAGAGGGAGCCGACGAATCGTTCGCGACACTCACCCCACCCGGCGGCGGTGTGTCACCTGACAACCCCGAGGGCCGAGCCACCCTCGCGTTTCAACGGATCGACGATTGGGTGACGCCGACCTGGCCCGGCGGTCAACACCCGCAACAGTTCCACTTGGACTTCAGTGTCGGCGACATCGACGCCGCTGAGCCCCAGGTGCTCGCCTGTGGGGCGCGGCGACACCAGCACCAGCCGTCCGTCGACGGCGGGTTTCGGGTGTACTTGGACCCCGTCGGACATCCCTTCTGCCTGATTCGATGAGGGTAGGAGTGAGAAGGCTTTGAGCGCAGCCTCATGCGCCGCTGCGCGAGGCGGCCGACATCCCGGGCTTTGAGCGAACGACCGTAGTCTGATCTGGTGACCGGCCGCGCTTCTTGGGGCAAGACACCTCGGCAAAGCGTCGAGGAGGAATGCGCGCGTCGGGGCAAGGACGAGGTCGTCGCGGGTTGTATCGCCTTGCTTCGAGGCGACGACGGCGATGGAGCGTTGATCTTCGCTCTAGGTGGCCCTCCGGCGCGCTGGGCGGTCGAGGGTGGCGAGCCTGGGCCTCCCTACTGGTTGCGGGTCTGGGCGCTGCGCGGCCTGCTTTGGGCTTGGGACGACGATGCCCTGCCAGCTGTGGAGACAGCACTGAACGACGAAGCGTGGCGTGTGCGCGAGATGGCCCTGAAAGTGGTCGCCCGACATCGGCTGGAAGACTTGATCGACCCCGTCGTCGCGATGCGAGAAGACGAATCGGCGCGGGTCCGAGCCGCCGTTTCGCGTGCGGAGACCTGCCTCGCTCGAGGCAGCAGATAGTCACGCAGCGCCGGTGCACGCTCATGCCGCTTTGAGGGCGGCTACGCTCCGTGCGAGCGCGCACGCTCTCGCGGAGCGACAGTACGTTGTCTTGCATGCCGATCATCGAGGTCACCTATGGCCCCCAGATAGAGGAGGACCAGCTCCTCAGGCTCAAGCGCGCACTGCCGCACGCGGTCTCGCTCGCGATCGACTGCCCAGAGGAGCCTTACGATTGGGCGCTTCGCCCGGGGGATGTCGAGATCCGTTTCCGTCCGCGGGGGCCGTACGACGTCAGCGGCCTTGAAGTAGTTGTCGAGATCCGGTCGAAGTGGTTTCCCAGCCGGGACGAGACGCGGCAAGAGAGATGCGACCAGCTCTGTGACGCGGTAGTCGAAGTGGCCGCGACGCCCAGCGTGGGGGTCTACCTATCTCTACCGATCGCGGCTTGGTCGCAGGGCGAGTAGACCGGTCGTGCGCCGCGGGTCGGGTTAGTAGCCTCGCTGGTATGTCCAGCAAGTCGGAACGGCGGGCCGTGGTCGAGGTAGTTGCGGAGTATCACGAGGCTCACTTGGCCGAGCTCGTCCAGCGGGTAGGCGACGGCGTTGACCGCTTTCGTACAGGGGAGCTCAACGCCTTCGAGGCCGACCAGGTCATCTTTCAGTACGGCCGTGCTGCGAAGGAGCTGTGGAAGTTCTGCAACCTTTCCGACGCCGAGCTCAGCGCCAGCATGATTCGTGACGGCGCAGCCGTCGACTGGTGGGAGCGGGGTGCGCCGAGGCACCGATGACGCCGGTGTCGATGAGGATGGAGGACCGGCGCGGAGTTGGCCGCCTTGACGTCGGGTTCCGCGGGTGACGCAGTGGGGAGATGAACACTGCCCAACTCCTCGTGCCTGGCGACGACGCCATAGCAACGCTTCGCATCGCCGTCGCGGCCTATCTCGCGCGGTTCAAAGGCCAGTCCCGGGTCCACACCGAGTCAGATCTGCGTTCCTTCCTCACCTGGTGCGGCCGGCAGGGTCTTGATCCTTTGGTGGCTCAGCGTCCCCATATTGAGCTGTTCCTCCGCTGGATGCAGGAGATCGGCCGCTACAAACCATCCACTGTCTCGCGTCGGCTCTCAGTCGTCGCCGGATTCTACC
The Nocardioides luti genome window above contains:
- a CDS encoding VOC family protein: MDISPKLDLVILDCPNALQLAQFYSALLSWPLEEGADESFATLTPPGGGVSPDNPEGRATLAFQRIDDWVTPTWPGGQHPQQFHLDFSVGDIDAAEPQVLACGARRHQHQPSVDGGFRVYLDPVGHPFCLIR
- a CDS encoding HEAT repeat domain-containing protein; this encodes MTGRASWGKTPRQSVEEECARRGKDEVVAGCIALLRGDDGDGALIFALGGPPARWAVEGGEPGPPYWLRVWALRGLLWAWDDDALPAVETALNDEAWRVREMALKVVARHRLEDLIDPVVAMREDESARVRAAVSRAETCLARGSR